Proteins encoded together in one Vigna angularis cultivar LongXiaoDou No.4 chromosome 5, ASM1680809v1, whole genome shotgun sequence window:
- the LOC108340252 gene encoding E3 UFM1-protein ligase 1 homolog: MDDELLELQRQFEFAQQAKSSIRLSERNVVELVQKLQQLQIIDFELLHTVSGKEYITLDQLRNDMVAEVKRLGRVSLIDLADSTGVDLYYVEKQAQSVVTAHRELMLTQGEIMSSSYWDSVAEEINERLQECSQIALTEIAAQLNVGLDLVASVLDPRLGRIVKGRLEGGQLYTPAYVARVGAMVRGAVRGTTVPTNLTVVWSSLQQLLQEIDGTSGLAVEGSFFQSLFNGLVKEGEVLGSLRAGVHWTPAVFAVAQREFVESFFSQNSFITYEALHKLGIPQPIQFLQSRYPEGKPLVTTFVHQSMIEMLDAATEDAIDRGSWSDSLSLLPSSFTPQDASKMLSFCQSVQNALKSNKAHIFGDFYVLSSSFIKDICDHVVKELETLDVSRSAGSTMPGNVKVPNEAKVGRELSRLNESNEMASDVGANRQADKGSKKKKGKATGNAAVNLSESGADNQEQTLTKSKRGQKRGKDTSAQTSDSKTGSRKELLKIKEEDLSPSEEWIMQKITALVSDFEEQGIDDPEIILRPLANQLRPTIISSWVEKKKALHTNNAERMKRLLDNLQKKLDESFLNMQLYEKALELFEDDQSTSVVLHRHLLRTVAAPMVDLLLRNLDEHNKLKNGLDVQEAPNSEFVSLSPADRTAISKSFPGALANKALAVVESLEGKSVETFMAAFRMVTEESGLPLKKLDKKLERTLLHSYRKELTSQVSAETDPVSLLAKVVSLLYIQVYHKALHAPGRAISVAISHLRDKVDESACKILTDYQTATVTLLTLVAASPGEDEDCASDRILSTRELLESQMKDLKSLVLGTTQSS; the protein is encoded by the exons ATGGACGACGAACTGCTCGAGCTGCAGCGACAATTCGAGTTCGCGCAGCAAGCCAAGTCGAGCATTCGATTATCAGAGCGAAACGTCGTCGAATTGGTCCAAAAACTGCAGCAACTCCAAATCATTGATTTCGAACTTCTCCACACTGTCTCCGGCAAAGAGTACATCACTCTC GATCAACTGAGGAATGATATGGTGGCTGAGGTGAAGAGATTAGGGCGCGTTTCTTTGATCGATCTCGCTGACTCTACTGGAGTTGACTTGTACTACGTGGAGAAGCAGGCGCAGAGCGTTGTAACAGCACACCGAGAACTCATGTTGACTCAGGGAGAAATCATGTCTAGCTCTTATTGGGACTCAGTCGCGGAAGAGATTAACGAGAGGCTTCAGGAGTGTAGTCAGATTGCGCTGACGGAGATCGCGGCGCAATTGAACGTCGGTTTGGACTTGGTTGCCTCCGTGTTGGACCCGCGCCTTGGAAGAATT GTGAAAGGAAGGCTTGAAGGTGGCCAGCTGTATACTCCTGCCTACGTGGCTCGTGTTGGTGCCATGGTTCGAGGCGCTGTGCGGGGCACCACTGTTCCAACCAATTTGACTGTGGTATGGAGTTCGTTGCAGCAGTTGCTGCAAGAAATTGACGGAACCAGCGGTTTGGCTGTTGAAGGATCTTTCTTCCAGTCATTGTTTAACGGACTGGTGAAGGAAGGGGAGGTTCTAGGGTCACTTCGTGCAGGAGTACATTGGACACCGGCT GTATTTGCTGTTGCACAAAGGGAGTTTGTGGAGTCATTTTTTTCTCAG AATTCTTTCATCACCTATGAGGCGCTGCACAAACTTGGAATTCCCCAGCCCATTCAATTTTTGCAG TCCAGATACCCTGAAGGCAAACCTTTGGTTACCACATTTGTTCATCAATCTATGATTGAGATGCTAGATGCTGCTACGGAGGATGCTATTGACCGTGGTAGCTG GAGTGATTCTCTTTCCTTGTTACCTTCATCTTTTACACCTCAAGATGCTTCTAAAATGTTGTCCTTTTGTCAATCTGTGCAAAATGCTCTTAAG TCTAACAAAGCACACATTTTTGGGGATTTTTATGTGTTGAGCAGCAGCTTTATAAAG GACATCTGTGATCATGTTGTGAAAGAGTTGGAGACGTTAGATGTTTCAAGGTCTGCTGGCTCTACCATGCCTGGAAATGTGAAAGTACCCAATGAAGCTAAAGTAGGACGGGAGTTGAGCAGGTTGAATGAGTCCAATGAGATGGCAAGTGATGTTGGTGCCAACAGGCAAGCTGATAAAGgatcaaagaagaaaaaggggAAAGCCACAGGGAATGCAGCAGTAAATCTATCTGAAAGTGGTGCAGATAACCAGGAACAGACTTTGACAAAATCTAAGAGAGGCCAGAAAAGAGGTAAGGACACATCTGCACAAACATCTGATTCAAAGACAGGTTCTAGGAAAGAGTTGcttaaaataaaagaggaaGATCTCAGTCCCTCAGAAGAATGGATCATGCAGAAAATTACAGCATTAGTTTCTGATTTTGAAGAACAAG GTATAGATGATCCTGAAATAATTCTTAGGCCTTTGGCTAACCAATTAAGGCCTACAATAATCAGTTCTTGGGTGGAGAAAAAGAAGGCACTGCATACAAACAATGCAGAAAGAATGAAACGTTTGCTTGATAATTTGCAGAAGAAACTTGACGAG TCTTTCTTAAACATGCAGCTGTATGAAAAGGCCTTGGAATTGTTTGAAGATGATCAATCAACTTCT GTTGTTCTGCATAGGCATTTACTAAGAACAGTAGCAGCTCCTATGGTGGATTTGCTTCTTCGTAACCTG GATGAGCACAACAAATTAAAGAATGGACTTGACGTGCAGGAAGCTCCAAATTCTGAATTTGTTTCACTTAGTCCTGCTGACAGAACTGCAATT TCTAAGAGTTTTCCAGGAGCTCTTGCAAACAAGGCTCTTGCTGTTGTTGAATCATTGGAAGGAAAG AGTGTGGAGACATTCATGGCTGCTTTTAGAATGGTTACAGAAGAGAG TGGGCTGCCTCTGAAAAAGCTTGACAAGAAACTAGAAAGAACACTCTTACATTCATATCGTAAG GAATTGACATCTCAAGTTTCTGCTGAGACTGACCCTGTATCACTTCTAGCAAAAGTTGTTTCTTTACTTTATATCCAG GTTTACCACAAAGCTCTTCATGCTCCTGGAAGGGCCATTTCCGTTGCCATTTCTCATTTAAGG GATAAGGTAGACGAGTCGGCATGCAAGATTTTAACGGATTATCAGACTGCCACAGTCACTCTTTTGACACTTGTAGCAGCTTCACCCGGTGAG GATGAGGATTGTGCATCTGATAGGATTTTGAGTACAAGGGAACTTCTAGAGAGCCAAATGAAGGACCTCAAAAGCTTGGTTTTGGGCACGACCCAATCTTCATAA
- the LOC108340253 gene encoding ankyrin repeat-containing protein At5g02620: MESPTVQPQAVSASTPRKKMTKQLTGKRDDTPLHSAARAGNLSVLKDTVSCTEGGELRALLTKQNHAGETVLYVAAEYGYVDIVREMIQYYDLAGAGTKARNGFDALHIAAKQGDLDIVKILMEAHSELSMTVDPSNTTALHTAALQGHIEIVKFLLEAGSSLATIGRSNGKTALHSAARNGHVEVVKALLEKEPAVATRTDKKGQTALHMAVKGQNLEVVEELIKADPSTINMVDNKGNTPLHIATRKGRAQIVKLLVGQTETDSLAVNKSGETALDTAEKAGNSEVKDILLEHGVRSAKALKTQPATATARELKQTVSDIKHEVHYQLEHTRQTRRGVQGIAKRINKMHAEGLNNAINSTTVVAVLIATVAFAAIFTVPGQFADDPKDIPPGSGMTIGEANIAPQAAFLIFFVFDSIALFISLAVVVVQTSVVIIESKAKKQMMAIINKLMWLACVLISVAFLALSFVVVGKDQKWLAIGVTIIGTTIMATTLGTMCYWVIRHRIEASNLRSIRKSSMGSRSRSFSVSVMSDSELLNNDRKILYAI, from the exons ATGGAGTCACCAACTGTGCAGCCGCAAGCTGTATCAGCAAGCACGCCAAGgaaaaaaatgacaaaacaaTTGACAGGTAAAAGGGATGATACCCCTTTACATTCTGCAGCAAGAGCAGGGAATCTGAGCGTTCTGAAAGACACAGTTAGTTGCACTGAAGGGGGTGAACTGCGTGCTTTGTTGACAAAGCAGAACCATGCTGGAGAAACGGTGCTTTATGTTGCTGCTGAATATGGTTATGTTGATATAGTTAGGGAGATGATTCAATATTATGATCTTGCTGGTGCTGGAACTAAGGCAAGGAATGGTTTTGATGCACTCCACATTGCTGCCAAACAAGGCGATTTAG ATATTGTGAAGATCCTAATGGAGGCTCATTCTGAGTTGTCAATGACAGTGGATCCATCCAACACCACAGCCCTGCACACTGCTGCATTACAAGGGCACATTGAGATTGTAAAATTTCTATTGGAAGCAGGTAGTAGTCTGGCAACTATTGGTAGAAGTAATGGAAAAACGGCTTTGCATTCTGCAGCAAGAAATGGACATGTAGAGGTTGTGAAAGCACTTCTGGAGAAGGAGCCTGCCGTTGCAACGCGAACTGATAAGAAGGGACAGACAGCACTTCACATGGCAGTGAAGGGACAGAATCTTGAGGTGGTGGAAGAGTTGATAAAAGCTGATCCCTCAACAATAAACATGGTTGATAACAAGGGTAACACGCCACTGCATATAGCAACTAGGAAGGGCAGAGCTCAG ATTGTTAAGTTGCTTGTTGGACAGACAGAAACAGATTCCTTGGCAGTTAACAAGTCTGGCGAAACTGCACTAGACACTGCTGAAAAAGCTGGGAACTCTGAAGTTAAAGACATTCTACTGGAACACGGTGTTCGAAGTGCCAAAGCCTTAAAGACTCAGCCAGCAACAGCCACAGCACGTGAGTTGAAACAAACTGTGAGTGACATAAAACATGAAGTCCACTACCAGTTGGAACACACTCGCCAAACTAGAAGAGGTGTTCAAGGCATAGCCAAACGTATCAACAAAATGCATGCTGAAGGACTCAACAATGCAATAAACTCCACCACTGTGGTTGCAGTCCTCATTGCCACAGTTGCCTTTGCAGCTATTTTCACAGTCCCTGGCCAATTTGCTGATGATCCAAAAGACATTCCTCCAGGTTCCGGGATGACCATTGGTGAAGCAAACATAGCCCCACAAGCTgcatttctcattttctttgtcTTTGATTCCATTGCCCTCTTCATTTCTCTGGCTGTGGTGGTGGTGCAGACCTCGGTTGTGATCATAGAAAGCAAGGCAAAGAAGCAGATGATGGCCATCATTAACAAGCTGATGTGGTTGGCTTGTGTTCTAATTTCTGTGGCCTTCTTAGCACTTTCATTTGTAGTGGTGGGAAAGGATCAAAAGTGGCTTGCAATTGGAGTCACTATCATAGGGACAACTATAATGGCCACAACTTTGGGCACCATGTGTTACTGGGTTATTAGGCATCGCATTGAGGCCTCAAATTTAAGGAGCATTCGGAAATCCTCAATGGGAAGCAGGTCAAGGTCTTTTTCAGTATCAGTTATGTCAGATTCTGAGCTACTAAACAATGACCGCAAGATACTTTATGCCATATAG